In Candidatus Woesearchaeota archaeon, the genomic window CAACTGCAGCAACTAAAATCATCGCAATAAAGATAATTAAAGTACCAATTCCTTGAGCACCTTTTTTATTTGTTAATACCATTTTATTAATAATAAGGGATTAAATTAATCCTTTGTAAGATAATCTTAGGAAAAAAGTTTATAGGAATTTGTAACCTCTAAATAATTATAGTATAAAGTTACTTTTAAAAAGTTAATAAAAATTCAAGATAAGAACTATTCAAATAAATAAATGAGAATACATATACTAATATATGTACGACAAAATAGGAAAAACATATACCTTTATAAATGCCAAAAATCATAATCTATATACGCACAAAATTTAAATTTTAAAAATATAAATGGTTTTAGATAGGTTATTAGATATAGTTAGTGAGATTGTAAGTGATGAAGCAACACAAGTTGTTGAATACTTATATTCAAACCCTGGAGCTTCAGAGTTTGATATAAGTGAAAATATTGGATTTACTGTTAGTCAAGTAAGAAGTATTCTTTACGAATTAAAAGCAAAAAACTTAATTGATTACGATAGAAAAAAAGACAAAGAAAAAGGATGGTATTTATATTACTGGAGAGTTTCCCCTCAAAATTTCGAAACAGTATATGCTAATGAAAAGAGAACAAAACTTGATCAATTCAAAGAAAGACTAGAAACTGAAGAAGAAAGTATATACTATATCTGTCCACAATTTTGTAAAAGATTATCCTTTGATGATGCACTAGAACATAACTTTACATGTCCAGTATGTGGATCTTTAATGAATGAAGAAAACAAAACTAGAAAAATCGAAATGCTAAAAAGAAACATTAAAGAACATGAAGACATGTTATCAGGAACAAAAATTTAAATTAAATAATTAACTAATTCTTTTCACATAATAAATTATAGGGTTTACTCATTTATTCCTTCAAAGACATCACCTTTTAAGATGAAGATAGCTAAGATTTATCGATTTTGGATTTATTATGAGATGCCAAAAATTGCATAAGCAATTTTTCTTAAATTAAAAGCTTGTGATAAAACATACAAAGCAAGTAATAAACACAAATTAATAGTAAATCCAGTAATTACTTTTTTCCTATCCTTAAATTCTAAAAAGAAAAATATCACAAGCAAAGCTAGATATCCTCCCAAATGAGCAAAATGATTAGTTTGTGAAGAATTAGTTAAACCAATTATATCCAAACTAATCAAAAACCATCCCACAACAAAAATCGGCAAAGGAACTAAAAATATAGTTGTGAAATCAAAAGGGTCAACAAGTATTGCAAGAATAATAAGTCCAGCAATTGCTCCACTAGCCCCCAAAGAATAAAATAACTCCCCTTGAGAATAAGAAATAAAATTTGAAACAAGATTTGCAACAACACCACTAAGCAAAAAAATGAATAAAATTT contains:
- a CDS encoding flagellin (structural flagella protein) codes for the protein MVLTNKKGAQGIGTLIIFIAMILVAAV